The following coding sequences are from one Bifidobacterium sp. window:
- a CDS encoding ABC transporter permease translates to MTVKRRRSIIVLTSLWSTATGRFSLIVMSCWLLVAMLSLLWTPYSLWATDGFHVWQSPSRQHLLGTDGSGADVLSWLMAGSATNLLIVVLAVILTAICGLLLVAAMLSSHLGLSQLAVVIIDALISLPTVLVALILAVPFGPSIMVIVVACSFGYSLNLARIVRPQALLVARSAYVESAISNGASASRVFVRHIVPNILPILLVQLSMCAGTVILAESGLTYLGIGVPSSVASWGHSLATSVKFINVYPFAVIWPGLVVTVVVVALNLLGDAVRDAVDPLSNPRLRNPIASMNTEMQEEVHVRES, encoded by the coding sequence GTGACAGTGAAAAGACGTCGAAGCATCATTGTGCTGACTTCACTATGGAGTACGGCGACCGGACGTTTTTCGTTGATAGTGATGTCTTGTTGGCTATTGGTGGCCATGCTGTCACTGCTTTGGACGCCGTATTCCTTATGGGCCACTGACGGCTTTCATGTGTGGCAGTCACCTTCACGTCAGCACCTTCTTGGCACTGATGGTAGTGGAGCTGATGTATTGAGCTGGCTGATGGCTGGATCAGCCACCAATCTTCTCATTGTGGTGCTCGCCGTGATACTCACTGCTATATGTGGCCTGCTGTTGGTTGCCGCCATGTTGTCATCTCATCTAGGACTTTCGCAACTTGCTGTTGTTATCATTGATGCCCTAATCTCGCTACCGACGGTGTTGGTGGCGCTGATTCTCGCAGTACCTTTCGGCCCTAGCATTATGGTGATTGTAGTGGCCTGTTCTTTTGGTTATTCACTGAATCTGGCACGTATCGTGCGACCACAAGCTCTGCTGGTGGCACGATCTGCTTATGTTGAATCAGCGATTTCAAACGGTGCCAGTGCAAGCAGAGTGTTTGTAAGACATATCGTCCCCAATATTTTGCCGATTCTACTGGTGCAACTCTCTATGTGTGCGGGGACGGTCATTTTAGCTGAATCGGGATTGACCTACCTTGGTATAGGAGTACCCAGCTCGGTCGCTTCGTGGGGCCATTCCCTTGCCACCTCGGTGAAATTCATCAACGTGTATCCTTTTGCAGTGATCTGGCCAGGACTGGTGGTCACCGTAGTTGTGGTTGCGCTGAATCTCTTGGGTGATGCTGTACGCGATGCAGTCGATCCACTGTCGAATCCTCGTCTGCGTAATCCCATTGCTTCAATGAATACAGAGATGCAGGAGGAAGTTCATGTCCGTGAATCTTGA